Below is a genomic region from Augochlora pura isolate Apur16 unplaced genomic scaffold, APUR_v2.2.1 APUR_unplaced_8351, whole genome shotgun sequence.
CGTCGAGCTTTCGCCAATGCTTTCGATATCGTGTCCAGGTATTTAGCAGGGTGAAGGAGGAGCAGCCGGGCTTCTTAAATAAGATAAGGATGATAGAGGGCGACGCCGCCGAAGAAAACTTCGGTTTGTCTCCGGAAACAAGACTGATGCTGAACGACACGAACATCGTGATCCATGCTGCCGCATGCGTCAAGTTCAACGAGAATATCCGCTCCATAGTGCACACCA
It encodes:
- the LOC144478116 gene encoding fatty acyl-CoA reductase 2-like — protein: SCPDIAMLYMLIRPKKGKSVEERFKKCFDDFVFSRVKEEQPGFLNKIRMIEGDAAEENFGLSPETRLMLNDTNIVIHAAACVKFNENIRSIVHTNVRTTKQLLIWAKSLPDLK